A single Amia ocellicauda isolate fAmiCal2 chromosome 9, fAmiCal2.hap1, whole genome shotgun sequence DNA region contains:
- the aif1l gene encoding allograft inflammatory factor 1-like — MPSDQNPQGGKTFGLLKAQQRDRLEEINKEYLEDQKYSDEEDLADKLDSFKNKYAEFDLNDQGEIDMMGLKRMMEKLGVPKTHLEMKKMISEVTGGSSETISYRDFVKMMLGKRSAVLKLVMLFEDKANGSSLKPDGPPPKRDIASLP; from the exons ATGCCCTCCGACCAGAACCCGCAAG GGGGAAAGACCTTCGGATTATTGAAAGCCCAGCAGCGGGACAGACTGGAAGAGATCAACAAG GAGTACCTTGAAGATCAGAAGTACAGCGATGAGGAGGACCTGGCGGATAAGCTGGACTCTTTCAAAA ACAAGTATGCTGAGTTTGACCTGAACGATCAAGGGGAGATTG ACATGATGGGCTTGAAGCGCATGATGGAGAAGTTGGGCGTCCCCAAGACCCACCTGGAAATGAAGAAGATGATCTCTGAAGTGACAGGGGGCTCCAGCGAGACCATCTCCTACAGAGACTTTGTCAAGATGATGCTGGGAAAGCGGTCCGCGGTCTTGAAGCT GGTGATGCTTTTCGAAGACAAGGCCAATGGAAGCAGCTTGAAGCCTGATGGTCCCCCCCCAAAAAGAGACATTGCCAGCCTTCCCTAA